The region CAGTGCGGGCAAGACTCTGCTGGCGCAGATTCTGATCTGTCATCACCTAGCAACCCAGCCCGGGGACGTCTGCTACGTAACGCCGTTGCGCAGTCTGGGCCGCGAGATGCGCCAAGCGCTGTCGGGACGCCTTCGTGTGCTACAGAAGGGGCTCGGCGCCGATCTCCCTGACTTCGGCGCCATCAGCATTGACGACTTCTTCACCTTCATCGACGAATCTGGCGACTCGTCGGTGGAGGTGATGACCCCGGAGCGACTGGCGCACCTGCTGCGACGCGACCCGGAGGGCGTGCTCGACCGGTTCTCGATGTTCGTGATCGACGAGGCGCATCTGCTCGCCCAGCAGGACCGTGGGTTCCTGCTCGAGTGGCTGCTGGCGGTGCTCGCAACTACCGACGCGCGCCTGATCCTGCTGTCGGGAGTCATGGGCAACGCGGACAAGGTGGCGGCTTGGCTCGACCCCACTCGCCCGGATGTTCTGTTCAGCTCCGACTGGCGTGGTCCAAGGCGATTGCACGCGCTGCTCTACTCCGACGTTGTGTGGGAGGCGGAGCAGCGGCTCCCACTGAAGTCGAAGACCTTCACCTCTCGATCCAGTTATCCGGTGATCGCCGACCTTCGAGTCCGGCCGGCCGAAAGCAACGTCCAGCGACTGACCACCCCACGGGACGAGCCAATCGGCGAGATGGAAAGCAAACGTCGCACGAACGGTACCTACGAGCGGAACAGGACGCCGTTCTACCTGCTGTGTGCGAGAACCGCCCATGTGCTGCTTCCCACCGGTAGCCTGCTGATGATCCTCTCGCGCCGCGACTACGCCCGCAATGCCGCACAAGAGGTCGCGAAACGACTCGATGTGACGTCGCGTACCGAAGCGCTCCGCGAGTTTCTCGAAGAACGACTCGGCGTACAGCACCCGCTCGTCGACTGCGTGCTCCACGGGGTGGCCTACCACCATGCCGGACTGCCGGTCGATGTCCTGGACGCGTTGGAGCAAGCGATGCGGTCCGAAGTGCTGCTGGCCATGTTCGCCACCTCGACACTCACCGACGGCGTCAACCTACCGGTGCGCACGGTGCTCATCTGCGAAACTCGGTACCAGGGCCAGGACCCTGGACAGCAGATGGACGGGCCCCGGCTACTCAACGCGGTCGGACGCGCCGGCCGGGCCGGACGCGAAACCGAGGGCTGGATCGTGCTGGGCGTCCAAGCCAAACCCGCCGACCGCCACTTCGAAGTTCTCCAGCCCGCCGCGGACGATCTTGAGATCGTCTCGACGCTGCACTCCAATGACGCACTGCACCAGTTGGCCGAAGCCGAGGCGCTAATTGCTGAGACCGCGGATGCTCTCTTCGAGCTGGCATCAGGCGCGGCCGCGGACTTCGCGACGTTCGTGTGGTTCGTCCTCTCGACCCTCGAACGACTCGACCCATGGGCATCAGCGACGGACCCGCGCGACGTTGTACGACGCCTGCTCGCGTTCACCCAAATGCCGGATCACATCGAACGACGATGGATGGCTTTCGCCAACCACGTCGAACAGCAATATGCCCGCACGCCGGCCGAGAGCCGACGCCGATGGACCGTGACCGGCACCGCGCTACGCAGCGCTCGACGGATCGAACAGATCGCAGTGAAGGTGGCTGACGAGGTCACCGCCCGCCACGAGGACCTGCCCCAAGCCGACTCGGGCATGACGTCCCTGACCACGATGTCCCTAACCACCGAGGAAGCGCTTGCGGTATTCGACGACGCCGGGATCTTCGAGCTGTTGCTGGAGTTGCCCGAGGCAGGCAAGGTCTGGCGATTCAAACCGACGGTGGGAGCCAAAACGACAGTCGACGTGTCGGTAGCCTCGGCTTTGCGCGGCTGGCTGGCGGGCTTGGACATGCCCGCGCTGGCCGCCGCGATACTGCCGACCGTCGATAACCCCTCGTGGCGACTGGAGCAGACCGTCGACGCGGTCAGCGGCGCGTTCGAACATTTCCTCAGTTGGACGGTCGGCGTGGTCGTCTCCCAAGCCAACGAGCTTTTGGTGGAACGCGGCAGCGCGA is a window of Saccharopolyspora erythraea NRRL 2338 DNA encoding:
- a CDS encoding DEAD/DEAH box helicase, producing the protein MDRALNSEALADALGQHAEGALPSVEELINLIADLEVQTFIRPEAIDENLLRAGWYLHGIASAAASPELYTPARQQRAFAVSAHIFDLALNESGRDVRDRLTLAFGAQVGYRRADLDPNATAIWRRVDDLLDGPGSAPEGDHDSGESGDLGADMRAASLSTESFMTMALRAGVAFLGLDVARIGQLLRVWRTEAAAMASRIEMDSLQSTMFGPAEAVTRAVAELMAFLRYGNRERLRAARAGLHSVIDLRAGGGDHDARWVTAHLLAIADGMETSSIWSVLPDGTPDAVAQAFTVGAPPVLTLWPPQRDLLMRTTANPLEPATTRLLLSVPTSAGKTLLAQILICHHLATQPGDVCYVTPLRSLGREMRQALSGRLRVLQKGLGADLPDFGAISIDDFFTFIDESGDSSVEVMTPERLAHLLRRDPEGVLDRFSMFVIDEAHLLAQQDRGFLLEWLLAVLATTDARLILLSGVMGNADKVAAWLDPTRPDVLFSSDWRGPRRLHALLYSDVVWEAEQRLPLKSKTFTSRSSYPVIADLRVRPAESNVQRLTTPRDEPIGEMESKRRTNGTYERNRTPFYLLCARTAHVLLPTGSLLMILSRRDYARNAAQEVAKRLDVTSRTEALREFLEERLGVQHPLVDCVLHGVAYHHAGLPVDVLDALEQAMRSEVLLAMFATSTLTDGVNLPVRTVLICETRYQGQDPGQQMDGPRLLNAVGRAGRAGRETEGWIVLGVQAKPADRHFEVLQPAADDLEIVSTLHSNDALHQLAEAEALIAETADALFELASGAAADFATFVWFVLSTLERLDPWASATDPRDVVRRLLAFTQMPDHIERRWMAFANHVEQQYARTPAESRRRWTVTGTALRSARRIEQIAVKVADEVTARHEDLPQADSGMTSLTTMSLTTEEALAVFDDAGIFELLLELPEAGKVWRFKPTVGAKTTVDVSVASALRGWLAGLDMPALAAAILPTVDNPSWRLEQTVDAVSGAFEHFLSWTVGVVVSQANELLVERGSATVLPEDLSYFIRYGVDTTTALKLLTSGVKSRRIAHQIGRKAQAQDIEWREVRDWLRNLHIAGWRHDFEATPREIEDLAEFCRSPARSPLRQLLEDHETTVDLARPLDFLPTSPRAVELRMPSPSAPVEVWTVDSPASRIGIIAAASHADIHLLHSSGVECSATTDGIVVRLREAD